The Methylobacterium currus genome contains a region encoding:
- the phoB gene encoding phosphate regulon transcriptional regulator PhoB, which yields MSTRILIVEDEEALTLLLRYNLEAEGFEVDAVARGDEADIRLREQVPDLVLLDWMMPGLSGIELCRRIRARRETERLPVIMLTARGEEGDRVRGLATGADDYIVKPFSVPELLARVRALLRRSKPAHVADLLVAGDIELDRVSHRVRRDGRELHLGPTEFKLLEFLMQSPGRVFSREQLLDGVWGHDVYIDERTVDVHIGRLRKAINRGRDADPIRTVRGSGYSFDEMFAHEP from the coding sequence ATGAGTACCCGTATCCTGATCGTCGAGGACGAGGAGGCGCTGACCCTCCTCCTGCGCTACAACCTCGAGGCCGAGGGCTTCGAGGTCGACGCCGTCGCCCGGGGCGACGAGGCGGATATCCGCCTGCGCGAGCAGGTGCCCGACCTCGTCCTCCTCGACTGGATGATGCCGGGCCTGTCCGGCATCGAATTGTGCCGGCGCATCCGCGCCCGCCGCGAGACCGAGCGGCTGCCGGTCATCATGCTGACGGCGCGGGGCGAGGAGGGCGACCGGGTGCGGGGCCTGGCCACCGGCGCCGACGACTACATCGTCAAGCCGTTCTCGGTGCCCGAGCTTCTGGCGCGGGTGCGGGCGCTCCTGCGCCGGTCCAAGCCCGCCCACGTCGCCGACCTCCTGGTCGCCGGCGACATCGAGCTCGACCGGGTCAGCCACCGCGTCCGCCGCGACGGGCGCGAGCTGCATCTCGGCCCGACCGAGTTCAAGCTGCTCGAATTCCTGATGCAGAGCCCAGGAAGGGTCTTCTCGCGCGAGCAGCTTCTCGACGGGGTCTGGGGCCACGACGTCTATATCGACGAGCGCACCGTCGACGTGCATATCGGCCGCCTGCGCAAGGCGATCAACCGCGGCCGCGACGCCGACCCGATCCGCACCGTTCGCGGCTCCGGCTATTCCTTCGACGAGATGTTCGCACACGAGCCGTGA
- a CDS encoding DUF305 domain-containing protein gives MLVRPFADATVWRAALPGLLRSAFSALVSRHHAGAVRMVDQAVGQAGDPWVRPLSRTIRHQRRGETGLITGLRVSRRRLAT, from the coding sequence ATGCTCGTCCGGCCCTTCGCAGACGCCACGGTTTGGCGCGCCGCCCTGCCCGGGCTTCTCCGCAGCGCCTTCTCGGCCCTGGTGAGCCGCCACCATGCCGGCGCCGTGCGGATGGTCGATCAGGCCGTGGGCCAGGCCGGCGACCCGTGGGTGCGCCCCCTCTCCCGCACCATCCGCCACCAGCGGCGCGGGGAGACCGGCCTGATCACGGGGCTCCGGGTCTCGCGGCGGCGGCTCGCAACCTGA
- a CDS encoding DUF3750 domain-containing protein, whose translation MLLALAWLARTLVLALILLFLLPLAAHALWWWSRDDLAPDWTTADWSSARLLPAATAAPEASVRIYAARVGRWRGIFAHHTWIVVKEAGASRYTRYDVVGWGLPVRKDAYAADARWFGNPPQVVLALDGEAAARAVPRIHAAVAAYPYAKAGSYSAWPGPNSNTFVAHVLRAVPDLAVALPPTALGKDFSERLIARTPSRTGLQLSARGYLGLTLGWVEGIEVNILGAVAGLDLRRPALKLPGWGRIGMDPAGATETLIAPTARS comes from the coding sequence ATGCTCCTCGCCCTGGCCTGGCTCGCGCGCACGCTCGTGCTCGCGCTCATCCTCCTGTTCCTGCTGCCGCTCGCCGCCCACGCCCTGTGGTGGTGGAGCCGCGACGACCTCGCCCCCGACTGGACCACCGCCGACTGGTCGAGCGCCCGGCTCCTGCCCGCCGCCACGGCCGCGCCGGAGGCGAGCGTGCGGATCTACGCTGCCCGGGTCGGACGCTGGCGGGGCATCTTCGCCCATCACACCTGGATCGTCGTCAAGGAGGCGGGCGCGTCGCGCTACACCCGCTACGACGTCGTCGGGTGGGGCCTGCCGGTGCGCAAGGACGCCTACGCGGCCGATGCGCGCTGGTTCGGCAACCCGCCGCAGGTGGTGCTCGCCCTCGACGGCGAGGCGGCGGCGCGGGCCGTGCCGCGCATCCACGCGGCGGTCGCAGCCTATCCGTATGCCAAGGCCGGCAGCTACAGCGCCTGGCCGGGGCCGAACTCCAACACCTTCGTGGCCCACGTGCTGCGGGCGGTGCCGGACCTCGCGGTGGCGCTGCCACCGACGGCCCTCGGCAAGGATTTTTCGGAGCGCCTGATCGCCCGGACGCCGAGCCGCACCGGTTTGCAGCTCTCGGCCCGCGGCTATCTCGGCCTCACCCTCGGCTGGGTCGAGGGGATCGAGGTGAACATCCTCGGCGCGGTGGCGGGACTCGACCTGCGCCGCCCGGCCCTGAAGCTGCCGGGCTGGGGCCGCATCGGCATGGATCCGGCCGGTGCGACCGAGACCCTGATCGCCCCGACGGCGCGGAGCTGA
- a CDS encoding tellurite resistance TerB family protein translates to MAEVKRVLDALVRSRRGGLAASAALGGLALIAGLALRATQADATAGPGTGTQPSGKPFDAGALSDDEATLCLRIMVAASAADGLIDARERERLDAAVAESGLDLAGRQWLARELEDPATIDEIADRVQDPGAGARIYAAARLAIDPDTMQERTFLRQLAEALDLDETAVARVESGLAA, encoded by the coding sequence ATGGCCGAAGTGAAACGGGTGCTGGACGCCCTGGTGCGGAGTCGCCGCGGCGGGCTCGCGGCCTCCGCGGCCCTCGGCGGGCTGGCGCTGATCGCCGGGCTCGCCCTGCGGGCGACGCAAGCCGACGCGACTGCGGGGCCGGGGACGGGCACGCAACCGTCCGGGAAACCCTTCGATGCCGGGGCGCTGAGCGACGACGAGGCGACGCTCTGCCTGCGCATCATGGTGGCGGCGTCGGCTGCCGACGGGCTGATCGATGCCCGCGAGCGCGAGCGGCTCGACGCGGCGGTCGCCGAATCCGGCCTCGACCTCGCCGGCCGGCAATGGCTTGCCCGCGAGCTGGAGGACCCGGCGACGATCGACGAGATCGCCGACCGGGTACAGGATCCCGGGGCGGGCGCCCGGATCTATGCTGCGGCCCGCCTCGCCATCGACCCCGACACGATGCAGGAGCGCACCTTCCTGCGCCAGCTGGCCGAGGCCCTCGACCTCGACGAGACGGCGGTGGCCCGGGTCGAATCCGGCCTCGCAGCCTGA
- a CDS encoding DUF1206 domain-containing protein has product MRRGSGHPSGRQALELLARLGYGARGVTYCLVGGLAVLAAIGVGGQTGGSRSALLILLERPFGWILLGLVAFGLAAFALWRVVEALTDADGYGRSAKGLATRAGHLVSGVTYGGLGLSMMLAALGRGTARQSEDQGARDWTAWLLQQPFGQWLVGAVGLIVIGAGLAFALKAWKGDVCKRLSVPHDARDWVRHVGRFGYAARALTFGLIGGFLIAAAIASRSSEVKGLGGALQALRGEPYGWVLLGLTAAGLAAFGVFGLVQARYRRIDPPDLDAARRAVEDIAR; this is encoded by the coding sequence ATGCGCCGAGGATCCGGGCATCCAAGCGGCCGGCAAGCCCTCGAACTGCTCGCCCGCCTCGGCTACGGCGCCCGCGGGGTCACCTACTGCCTCGTCGGCGGCCTCGCCGTGCTGGCGGCGATCGGCGTCGGCGGCCAGACGGGGGGCAGCCGCAGCGCGCTCCTGATCCTGCTGGAGCGGCCCTTCGGCTGGATTCTCCTCGGCCTCGTGGCGTTCGGCCTCGCCGCCTTCGCGCTCTGGCGGGTGGTCGAGGCGCTCACCGATGCCGACGGCTACGGCCGCTCGGCCAAGGGGCTGGCGACCCGGGCCGGCCACCTCGTCAGCGGCGTCACCTATGGCGGCCTCGGCCTCTCGATGATGCTGGCGGCGCTCGGGCGCGGCACGGCCCGCCAGTCCGAGGATCAGGGCGCGCGGGACTGGACCGCCTGGCTGTTGCAGCAGCCCTTCGGCCAGTGGCTCGTCGGCGCGGTTGGCCTCATCGTGATCGGCGCCGGCCTCGCCTTCGCGCTGAAGGCGTGGAAGGGCGACGTGTGCAAGCGCCTGTCCGTGCCCCATGACGCCCGCGACTGGGTGCGTCACGTCGGCCGCTTCGGCTATGCCGCGCGGGCGCTCACCTTCGGGCTGATCGGCGGCTTCCTGATCGCGGCGGCGATCGCCAGCCGGTCGAGCGAGGTCAAGGGCCTCGGCGGCGCCCTCCAGGCCCTGCGGGGCGAGCCCTATGGCTGGGTGCTCCTCGGCCTCACGGCGGCGGGCCTCGCCGCCTTCGGGGTATTCGGCCTCGTCCAGGCCCGCTACCGCCGCATCGACCCGCCGGACCTCGACGCGGCGCGCCGGGCGGTGGAGGATATCGCGCGATAG
- a CDS encoding DUF3237 domain-containing protein — MDAPLPLRTEFLFRISLTVGAPQGIGPSRGTDLRVVPVTGGTVAGPRLAGEVLPAPAGDWLRVEPDGTTHLDVRLTFRAAGGGLVYCQYAGLRAGPPEVLARLGRGEAVAPDQYYFRTALRFETGAPDLAWLTRLIAVGVGQRLPEGPVYDVYGVM, encoded by the coding sequence ATGGACGCGCCGCTGCCGCTCCGCACCGAGTTTCTGTTCCGCATCAGCCTCACGGTCGGCGCGCCGCAAGGCATCGGGCCCTCCCGCGGCACCGACCTGCGGGTCGTGCCGGTCACCGGCGGCACCGTCGCGGGTCCGCGCCTCGCCGGCGAGGTGCTGCCCGCCCCGGCCGGCGACTGGCTGCGGGTCGAGCCCGACGGCACGACGCATCTCGACGTGCGCCTGACCTTCCGGGCGGCCGGCGGCGGGCTCGTCTACTGCCAGTATGCCGGCCTGCGCGCCGGCCCGCCCGAGGTGCTGGCCCGCCTCGGCCGCGGCGAGGCGGTGGCACCGGACCAGTACTACTTCCGCACGGCCCTGCGCTTCGAGACCGGAGCGCCGGACCTCGCCTGGCTCACCAGGCTGATCGCCGTCGGGGTGGGGCAGCGGCTGCCGGAGGGGCCGGTCTATGATGTGTACGGGGTGATGTGA
- a CDS encoding TetR/AcrR family transcriptional regulator — protein MRADARKNYEQLLSAARAVVTEQGVDASLRDVARRAEVGLGTLYRHFPTREALLEALLRTSFDALTTRADILEASLPPAKALTTWLRETVGIAREYRGVLATMAAAIADPASPLHESCVTMRASGTRLLQAAQAAGTARADMDGADLFALVGALAWLGDQPAFAPRTDHLFTLIAGAILTGPTEKLRVVDAALARGIADAEAGRGVPVAEAFARIRAVLAEEGSGSCG, from the coding sequence ATGCGCGCCGACGCCCGGAAGAATTACGAGCAGCTCCTCTCGGCCGCCCGCGCGGTGGTGACCGAGCAGGGCGTGGATGCCTCGCTGCGCGACGTCGCCCGCCGCGCCGAGGTCGGGCTCGGCACGCTCTATCGGCACTTTCCGACCCGCGAGGCGCTGCTCGAAGCGTTGCTGCGTACGAGTTTCGACGCGCTGACCACACGGGCGGACATTCTCGAAGCCTCGCTCCCGCCGGCCAAGGCGCTGACGACCTGGCTGCGGGAGACGGTCGGTATCGCGCGCGAGTACCGCGGCGTCCTGGCGACGATGGCGGCCGCGATCGCCGATCCGGCCTCGCCGCTGCACGAATCCTGCGTGACGATGCGGGCTTCGGGCACGCGTCTGCTTCAGGCGGCCCAGGCGGCGGGCACGGCGCGGGCCGACATGGACGGCGCCGACCTTTTCGCGCTCGTCGGCGCGCTCGCCTGGCTCGGCGACCAGCCCGCTTTCGCGCCGCGGACCGACCACCTGTTCACGCTCATTGCGGGGGCGATCCTGACGGGGCCGACGGAGAAGCTGAGGGTCGTGGACGCCGCCCTGGCCCGTGGGATCGCCGACGCCGAGGCGGGACGGGGAGTGCCGGTTGCGGAGGCTTTCGCCCGTATCCGCGCCGTGCTGGCGGAAGAGGGGAGCGGCTCCTGCGGATGA
- a CDS encoding NADP-dependent oxidoreductase: MTTTMKAVRLHAFGGPEVLRYEDVPLPRLGPGEVLVRVLAAGVNPPDWYLRDGYTAVPGFNPPVTLPVIVGSDVSGIVAAVADDVRGFTVGDAVFGMIRFPSFGDSAAYAEYVAAPASDLARKPGGLDFVQAAGAPMAGLTAWQYLIALGHDAPNPFQTVPHRPVPLEGRSILINGAAGGVGHLAVQLAKWRGARVTAVASGRHQAFLREIGADDIIDYTATAPETMARDLDLVLDTVGGPSTGRFLRTLKRGGALFPVFLGFQDAQEARERGITVSMAQVRSNGAQLAELGRLLDVGAVCVAIDSTFPLAEAARAHERAASGHLRGKIVLTVG, translated from the coding sequence ATGACGACCACGATGAAGGCGGTGCGGCTGCACGCGTTCGGAGGTCCCGAGGTGCTGCGCTACGAGGACGTGCCGCTGCCGCGCTTGGGGCCGGGCGAGGTGCTGGTCCGGGTGCTGGCGGCCGGCGTCAATCCGCCCGACTGGTACCTGCGCGATGGCTACACGGCAGTGCCGGGCTTCAACCCGCCGGTGACGCTGCCGGTGATCGTGGGGTCGGACGTATCCGGCATCGTCGCGGCGGTCGCCGACGACGTGCGGGGCTTCACGGTCGGCGACGCGGTGTTCGGGATGATCCGCTTCCCGAGCTTCGGCGACAGCGCGGCCTACGCCGAATACGTCGCCGCACCGGCTTCCGACCTGGCGCGGAAGCCCGGCGGCCTCGACTTCGTCCAGGCCGCCGGGGCGCCGATGGCGGGCCTGACCGCTTGGCAGTACCTGATCGCGCTCGGGCATGACGCGCCGAATCCGTTCCAGACGGTGCCGCATCGCCCGGTGCCGCTGGAAGGCCGGTCGATCCTGATCAACGGGGCCGCCGGCGGCGTCGGCCATCTCGCGGTACAGCTCGCCAAGTGGCGGGGCGCGCGGGTGACCGCGGTGGCGTCCGGCCGCCACCAGGCCTTCCTGCGCGAGATCGGCGCCGACGACATCATCGACTACACCGCGACCGCGCCCGAGACGATGGCGCGCGATCTCGACCTCGTCCTCGATACGGTCGGCGGTCCCTCCACCGGCCGGTTCCTGCGCACGCTGAAGCGCGGCGGCGCCTTGTTTCCGGTCTTTCTCGGCTTCCAGGATGCCCAGGAGGCGAGGGAGCGGGGCATCACCGTATCGATGGCCCAGGTCCGCTCCAATGGCGCGCAGTTGGCGGAACTCGGTCGCCTTCTGGATGTGGGCGCGGTTTGCGTCGCGATCGACAGCACCTTTCCGCTCGCGGAGGCTGCCCGGGCGCATGAGCGCGCCGCGAGCGGGCATCTCCGCGGCAAGATCGTGCTGACGGTGGGGTGA
- a CDS encoding pyridoxal phosphate-dependent aminotransferase has translation MPAIVPAFSRIGEENAFAVLARATALAQAGRDVINLGIGQPDMPTPPHVVEAAVKALQDGHHGYTPAVGILPLREAVARDLDRRLGVQVSPDSVMIVPGGKVTMFMAILMFGEPGAEILYPDPGFPIYRSMIEFTGATPVPVPIREENGFAFSAEESLSLITPRTRLLILNSPANPTGGVTPKAEIDKLVAGLAAHPDVAILSDEIYGTMTYDGERHHTLLAYPEIRDRLIYLDGASKTYAMTGWRLGWSVWPAPLYDAARKLAVNSFSCVNAATQWAGIAALDGPQDCVAAMMAEFDRRRLLVVEGLNRLPGVSCITPKGAFYAFPNIAGTGWKAKALASALLEEAGVATIGGPDFGVHGEGYLRLSYANSAENIARALERIGAFLEGNRR, from the coding sequence ATGCCCGCCATCGTTCCCGCCTTCTCGCGCATCGGGGAGGAGAACGCCTTCGCGGTGCTCGCCCGCGCCACGGCCCTGGCCCAGGCCGGCCGCGACGTGATCAATCTCGGCATCGGCCAGCCCGACATGCCGACCCCGCCCCACGTGGTCGAGGCGGCGGTGAAGGCCCTCCAGGACGGGCACCACGGCTACACCCCGGCGGTCGGCATCCTCCCCTTACGCGAGGCGGTGGCCCGCGACCTCGACCGGCGCCTCGGCGTCCAGGTCTCGCCCGACAGCGTGATGATCGTCCCGGGCGGCAAGGTCACCATGTTCATGGCGATCCTGATGTTCGGCGAGCCGGGGGCCGAGATCCTGTATCCGGATCCGGGTTTCCCGATCTACCGCTCGATGATCGAGTTCACCGGCGCCACGCCGGTACCGGTGCCGATCCGTGAGGAGAACGGCTTCGCCTTCTCGGCCGAGGAGAGCTTAAGCCTCATCACCCCGCGCACCCGCCTGCTGATCCTCAATTCTCCCGCCAACCCGACCGGCGGCGTGACTCCGAAAGCCGAGATCGACAAGTTGGTCGCCGGCCTCGCGGCGCATCCCGACGTCGCGATCCTGTCGGACGAGATCTACGGCACGATGACGTATGACGGCGAGCGCCACCACACGCTGCTCGCCTATCCGGAGATCCGCGACCGGCTGATCTATCTCGACGGTGCCTCGAAGACCTACGCGATGACCGGCTGGCGCCTCGGCTGGTCGGTCTGGCCGGCGCCGCTCTACGATGCGGCCCGCAAGCTCGCGGTGAACTCCTTCTCCTGCGTCAATGCCGCCACGCAATGGGCCGGCATCGCGGCCCTCGACGGGCCGCAGGATTGCGTCGCCGCGATGATGGCCGAGTTCGACCGCCGCCGCCTGCTGGTGGTCGAAGGGCTGAACCGGCTGCCGGGCGTCTCCTGCATCACCCCGAAGGGCGCCTTCTACGCCTTCCCGAACATCGCCGGCACCGGCTGGAAGGCCAAGGCGCTCGCCTCGGCGCTGCTGGAGGAGGCCGGCGTCGCGACGATCGGCGGGCCGGATTTCGGCGTGCATGGCGAGGGCTACCTGCGCCTGTCCTACGCCAACTCGGCCGAGAACATCGCCCGGGCGCTGGAGCGGATCGGCGCGTTCCTGGAGGGGAACCGGCGCTGA